The Dehalococcoidales bacterium genome includes the window AGCGTAGTAACATTTACCGCAATTTGCCCATATCGCAGCGGGTCTAGAATTCTAAGTATCGTCGTTAACGGCAGCACTTAAGGCACCCTGTACAAGGCCAAGAGTGATGTCAACGAGCACCTCCGTGGCCGAAACCACTTCCGTGACAATACCAGCTACGATGCCCTGTGTGGCCGTACCAGCGTCATTTACGGTGTCATCGTCCTCAACATAGCACTTTAGCCCCACGTCTGATTGAACCAGGTCGGCGGTGGTAAACGGGAAGGTGCCGCCCCTGATAACCCGGACGGACTTGCCGCCCTGTGTATGCCCTACCTTGGTGTTATCGCATTCTTCATGCGCCACACCCAACGGCACCTTGCCGCTGGCGTTGGTCGCTGGTTCGGCATATCCGGCATTGTTGGCCACCACCAAAGCACCTTTGTAGATGTGTTTATTATCTTCCACCAGAAAGGTCTGTAAAGGCCCGGCGCTTTTAACGCCCCTATCTTTATTACTTGAAAGTGCCATAATTACACTCCTTAAGTTAGGCAGGCAGGGTAGGCTAAACCCACCCCGCCCACCTTTTATTTTAGTCCGAGCAGTCCACCATGACCGCAGCCCTCGGCTCAAGCAGGGCGGCAGCATAACGGCCATCTATGCCGTAATGCACGAGCCGCTTCATGAAAACATCGTGGTTATCCGGCTTGTCCAGCGCAACAAATTCAGGCTTTTTGCGCATCTGGAAAAGCATGGGTTTGAGTTCGTTTTGGGTGGCCACGAGGTAATAGTCGTGCCCGGCGGTGGCGCCGCTGGTAAAGTAAGGGGAAACAACGATGTTTTTGATTAGTTCGGCTTCCGCCCGCTCTGTGCCCGCCACGGCAGGCAGCAGGGCGTTGCGGATGGGCAGTTCCATGACAGCGCTGCATACGATGGTGTCCGGCACGAGGTCGAGGTATTCGCCCCGGTCGTCCTTAAAGTTACGCATGGCCTGCACCGCTGCGGCAATGCCCGCCCGGATTTTATCGCCATCGGCGGCGTAAGCCCCGCCAGCGATGTTGTTGATGTTGCCGCTGTTGCCGAAGGTGCGGCTGGCGCTGAAGAAGTTTACGCCGTCATAGGTTACGGTGCTGGCCCCGGCATTAAGCAGCTGGTAAATGAGCTTTGCCGGGTGGTTAGCCGCCCGCACTGCCAGCTGGCGCACACGGGGGGCAATAAGGGCATATTTATCGTCTTCAAGGGTATTGCGGTCAACGCCAATGGTGCCCTCGTAGTTTTTATTGGTGATTTCGTAACCCTTGGCCGATAAGCCCGTAACGATGCGCATGTCTTTCCACTCTGACAGGGCCGGGACGGCTTCAAGCCAATTGTAGCTTTCCTTGTCGCTAAAGCTGTCCGTAAGCAGGCACAGGGCACGCCATGCCGCAACCTTGTCTGCCTCGGTAAAGGCATTTAAGAATATTGCTTTGAAACTGGTTAAAACCCCACTTAAAAAGTCGCTAGTAACAAGCGCCATAGTTTTAGTCTCTCCTTTAATTTATTCTTCGCTGGGCTGTGGGACAACCTCTGGTGGTTCGTTGTGCGTAACTTCCACCACCTCGCCCTGTTCGTCAACAAGCATTGTATGAACGTGTGTCGGCTGCCCGGCGAGGTACTTTTTAAGTGTTTCGATTGGCACACCCCGC containing:
- a CDS encoding Mu-like prophage major head subunit gpT family protein — its product is MALVTSDFLSGVLTSFKAIFLNAFTEADKVAAWRALCLLTDSFSDKESYNWLEAVPALSEWKDMRIVTGLSAKGYEITNKNYEGTIGVDRNTLEDDKYALIAPRVRQLAVRAANHPAKLIYQLLNAGASTVTYDGVNFFSASRTFGNSGNINNIAGGAYAADGDKIRAGIAAAVQAMRNFKDDRGEYLDLVPDTIVCSAVMELPIRNALLPAVAGTERAEAELIKNIVVSPYFTSGATAGHDYYLVATQNELKPMLFQMRKKPEFVALDKPDNHDVFMKRLVHYGIDGRYAAALLEPRAAVMVDCSD